One region of Halohasta litchfieldiae genomic DNA includes:
- the moaC gene encoding cyclic pyranopterin monophosphate synthase MoaC — protein MSEDSEAAEELTHTDDEGSVQMVDVGSKPDTNRRAVATGTINLSASTVEAIKADELGKGDVLATARIGAIQAVKHTWETIPMCHQIPITNVETEFTVEADRIELTVTVETTGKTGCEMEALEGVTTGLNVVWDMCKAAEKDSNGQYPSTAIADVHVVDKQKRQI, from the coding sequence ATGAGTGAGGACTCTGAAGCAGCCGAGGAGCTAACGCATACCGACGATGAGGGATCGGTCCAGATGGTCGACGTCGGCAGCAAACCCGACACCAACCGCCGGGCGGTCGCCACCGGGACGATCAATCTGTCGGCCTCTACAGTCGAGGCCATCAAAGCCGACGAACTCGGCAAAGGCGACGTCCTTGCGACCGCACGGATCGGTGCGATTCAGGCGGTCAAACACACGTGGGAGACGATTCCGATGTGTCACCAAATTCCGATCACGAACGTTGAGACCGAGTTTACGGTTGAGGCAGATCGGATCGAGCTCACAGTTACAGTCGAGACGACCGGCAAAACCGGCTGTGAGATGGAGGCGCTTGAAGGTGTGACGACGGGGCTCAACGTCGTCTGGGATATGTGCAAAGCCGCCGAGAAAGATAGCAATGGGCAGTATCCCTCGACTGCGATTGCGGACGTTCACGTGGTCGACAAACAGAAACGGCAGATCTGA
- a CDS encoding glutathione-independent formaldehyde dehydrogenase, whose amino-acid sequence MQAVVYQGPHDVAIEAVDEPQIEHENDVVIDITTSCICGSDLHMYEGRTSAEEGIVFGHENMGVVTEVGDAVSTLEEGDRIVAPFNVACGFCKNCENGKTGFCTNVNPGFAGGAYGYVAMGPYKGGQAEKLRVPYADFNALKLPKGDEHEDSFSLLADIFPTGWHGTRLANLEPGDSVAVFGGGPVGLMAAYSADLQGASEIYVVDRVPSRLELAEDHCNATAINFEEGDPVEQIIDEHGDMVDKGVDAVGYQAIDPETDPSDDAYDPARENPAVVLNQLIQVVRPTGQLGIPGLYVPSDPGAPDEMAAQGRLGIDFGKLFEKGIKLGTGQCNVKAYNRELRDMIISGKADPSWVVSHRVGLDEAPDMYEAFDNREEGVTKVLLEP is encoded by the coding sequence ATGCAAGCTGTGGTCTACCAAGGACCACACGATGTAGCCATCGAAGCGGTCGACGAACCACAAATCGAACACGAAAACGATGTTGTGATCGACATCACGACGAGCTGTATCTGTGGGTCGGATCTCCACATGTACGAAGGTCGAACCTCCGCCGAGGAGGGAATCGTCTTCGGGCACGAAAACATGGGTGTCGTGACCGAGGTCGGCGATGCGGTCAGCACACTCGAAGAGGGCGACCGGATCGTCGCTCCGTTCAACGTCGCCTGTGGCTTCTGTAAGAACTGTGAAAACGGCAAGACGGGCTTCTGTACCAACGTCAACCCCGGCTTTGCGGGGGGTGCCTATGGCTACGTGGCCATGGGACCGTATAAGGGCGGACAGGCCGAGAAACTCCGTGTTCCGTACGCCGACTTCAACGCACTCAAACTGCCGAAGGGCGACGAACACGAGGACTCGTTTTCGCTGTTGGCGGACATCTTCCCGACGGGCTGGCACGGTACCCGGCTTGCGAACCTCGAACCCGGCGACTCGGTAGCTGTCTTCGGCGGCGGACCGGTCGGCCTCATGGCCGCCTACAGCGCCGACCTGCAGGGGGCAAGCGAGATCTACGTCGTCGACCGTGTCCCCTCGCGGCTCGAACTCGCCGAGGATCACTGTAACGCGACAGCGATCAACTTCGAAGAGGGCGACCCCGTCGAACAGATCATCGACGAACACGGCGATATGGTCGACAAAGGTGTCGACGCCGTCGGTTACCAGGCCATCGATCCCGAGACCGACCCCTCGGACGACGCCTACGACCCGGCCCGCGAGAACCCGGCGGTCGTTCTCAACCAGTTGATTCAGGTGGTTCGACCGACTGGACAGCTCGGTATTCCCGGCCTCTATGTGCCGTCTGACCCCGGTGCGCCCGACGAGATGGCCGCACAGGGTCGACTCGGCATCGACTTCGGGAAACTGTTCGAGAAAGGCATCAAACTGGGGACCGGCCAGTGTAACGTCAAAGCCTACAACCGTGAGCTTCGAGATATGATCATCTCAGGCAAAGCCGACCCAAGCTGGGTCGTCTCCCACCGCGTTGGACTGGACGAAGCGCCCGATATGTACGAAGCCTTCGACAACCGCGAAGAGGGTGTGACGAAAGTCCTGCTCGAACCATAA